In Arthrobacter sp. B3I4, the following proteins share a genomic window:
- a CDS encoding LysM peptidoglycan-binding domain-containing protein, producing MTTFRSPKPTTRPGFPLIAATTAALPAVVLSSLAIAQPASAEPRPRAIPATLAAAMQAQAQGLTARSLPSVLIPAGSVSAAIPTSFRPAQAAAPAEYTIARGDTISGVAGRFGLDTYAVLKLNNLQGNTVIYPGQKIKLTGSATAPAPAAPSAPASAPAGGKVYTVKSGDTLSAIAARHGVQLSEVFNWNGLNMRSVIYPGQQIKVGGGTSAPAAPAPAPAPAPAPVAAPAPASGSYTIKAGDTLSGIAARHSVKLSDILSANRLTMSSVIYPGNKLVIPGASTGSVNPSSSQPPAKVTPLVPNTFLGFSYPDAVVSSANQNKALLNAAPVPSREQMKQIVADTARRMGVDPSLAMAFAFQESSFDHRSVSPANAIGAMQVIPSSGQWASDLVGRKLNLLDPYDNATAGVAIIRQLVRTSKDLDNAIAGYYQGQYSVSKNGMYDDTKVYVASIKKLQKQFS from the coding sequence ATGACGACGTTCCGTTCGCCGAAGCCCACTACGAGGCCAGGCTTCCCGCTGATCGCGGCGACGACGGCGGCTTTGCCCGCCGTCGTACTTTCTTCTTTGGCGATCGCCCAGCCGGCTTCGGCCGAACCGCGCCCCCGGGCGATTCCCGCCACGCTTGCCGCGGCGATGCAGGCGCAGGCCCAGGGCTTGACCGCTCGCTCGCTGCCGTCCGTGCTGATTCCGGCCGGCTCCGTTTCGGCCGCCATCCCGACGTCGTTCCGGCCGGCCCAGGCCGCTGCTCCCGCGGAGTACACGATTGCGCGCGGTGACACGATCAGCGGGGTTGCCGGCAGGTTCGGCCTGGACACCTATGCAGTTCTGAAGCTGAACAACCTGCAGGGCAACACGGTGATCTACCCGGGCCAGAAGATCAAGCTCACCGGTTCCGCGACGGCACCGGCACCGGCTGCACCGTCGGCTCCGGCCTCCGCCCCCGCCGGCGGCAAGGTGTACACCGTGAAGTCCGGTGACACGCTGAGCGCAATCGCCGCACGGCACGGCGTCCAGCTGTCCGAGGTCTTCAACTGGAACGGGCTGAACATGCGCTCGGTGATTTACCCGGGCCAGCAGATCAAGGTCGGCGGCGGCACGTCAGCGCCCGCCGCCCCGGCCCCCGCGCCGGCCCCTGCCCCCGCTCCGGTCGCAGCCCCCGCCCCGGCTTCGGGGTCCTACACCATCAAGGCAGGCGACACCCTTTCCGGCATCGCCGCCCGGCACAGCGTGAAACTTTCCGACATCCTGTCCGCCAACCGGCTGACCATGAGCAGCGTCATCTACCCGGGCAACAAGCTGGTCATCCCCGGTGCCAGCACCGGCTCGGTCAATCCGTCGTCGAGCCAGCCGCCGGCCAAGGTGACCCCGCTGGTGCCGAACACCTTCCTCGGCTTCAGCTACCCGGACGCCGTCGTCAGCTCGGCCAACCAGAACAAGGCCCTGCTCAACGCCGCGCCGGTTCCCAGCCGTGAGCAGATGAAGCAGATTGTGGCCGACACAGCCCGCCGGATGGGAGTTGACCCCTCGCTCGCCATGGCGTTCGCGTTCCAGGAGTCCAGCTTCGACCACCGCTCGGTGTCCCCGGCCAACGCGATCGGCGCCATGCAGGTGATCCCCTCCTCGGGGCAGTGGGCCTCGGATCTCGTGGGCCGGAAACTGAACCTCCTGGACCCGTACGACAACGCCACCGCCGGCGTCGCGATCATCCGCCAGCTGGTCCGCACCAGCAAGGACCTGGATAACGCCATCGCGGGTTACTACCAGGGCCAGTATTCGGTGAGCAAGAACGGCATGTACGACGATACGAAGGTCTACGTGGCTTCGATCAAGAAACTGCAGAAACAGTTCAGCTAA
- a CDS encoding Rv2175c family DNA-binding protein produces MSTVESLVGEWLPLPDVAQLLNVSITKVHALLDERALAALRVGDRRIRSVPAAFIQDGHAVESLKGTIIVLADAGYTDEELITWLFTADESLRGRPIDALREGRKTEIRRRAQTMAW; encoded by the coding sequence GTGAGTACTGTAGAAAGCCTTGTAGGCGAATGGCTGCCCCTGCCCGACGTGGCCCAGTTGCTGAACGTATCCATTACGAAAGTCCACGCGCTGCTGGATGAACGCGCTCTGGCGGCCCTGCGGGTCGGGGACCGGCGGATCCGCTCCGTACCGGCAGCTTTTATCCAGGATGGCCACGCGGTGGAAAGCTTGAAAGGCACCATCATTGTCCTCGCCGACGCCGGCTATACGGACGAAGAGCTCATCACCTGGCTGTTCACCGCGGACGAGTCGCTGCGCGGGCGTCCCATCGATGCCCTCCGCGAAGGCCGGAAAACGGAAATCCGCCGCCGGGCCCAGACGATGGCCTGGTAA
- a CDS encoding Stk1 family PASTA domain-containing Ser/Thr kinase codes for MVQDYTSDALVGTLVDNRYLIRSRLARGGMSTVYLATDRRLERDVALKVMHPHMAGDPQFLDRLGREAKAAARLSHPHVVGVLDQGEDGPLAYLVMEYIKGHTLRDVLKEKGALTPRLALALVDPVVEGLGAAHAAGLIHRDVKPENVLIADDGRIKIGDFGLARAITTTTSTGALIGTVAYLSPELVMGRQADARSDIYSLGIMLYEMITGRQPFDGEVPIQVAYQHVNSSVGAPSALVPGLAAELDELVQWCTANDPDKRPVDGNALLSELRHIRTNLSDAELDLQPPAALRSAALPPAGGAVAGTAAAAAGGAAAAAAARGAHTERLGRTPQPTEVISRGSNPTTILSATPRSNAPRPSYEPGAYAPGAYSPGSSRPGTGAYGALAPPEEREFGASAVDVPYDRAAPASKRAQRKQDRDEEKARQRAAATPSRTLRPGNPRRRGLIWIVALVLIALLAAGAGWFFGMGPGSPGTIPQLANKTVAEAQQLLRTAGFQSSTRDVFHDDVPPGLVVDSEPAAGQVVRKFESVSLAVSKGPEQFPLPELTGKPLDAAKTALNGAGMALGPITEIYDEAAAAGTVLAQDPAKGTPARHGTPVGLTVSKGPKPIPVPDVRGKDQDAAVKTLQAAGLKPVVAPEPVFDRTAPKGTVAVQDPATGNLTKGGEVNLTISKGPKFVLVPDVFSKPEADAVRALKDAGFEVKVKYAFGSSVLGLVAGQDKTGRQPEGSLVTITVT; via the coding sequence ATGGTGCAGGACTACACATCGGACGCTCTCGTCGGGACCCTGGTGGATAACCGGTACCTGATCCGCTCAAGGCTTGCCAGGGGCGGCATGTCCACGGTTTACCTCGCCACCGACCGGAGGCTGGAGCGGGATGTTGCGCTTAAGGTGATGCATCCCCACATGGCCGGCGACCCCCAGTTCCTGGACCGGCTGGGCCGCGAGGCCAAAGCGGCGGCCAGGCTGTCGCACCCGCACGTGGTGGGCGTGCTGGACCAGGGCGAAGACGGCCCCCTGGCGTATCTGGTGATGGAGTACATCAAGGGCCACACGCTCCGGGACGTGCTCAAGGAAAAGGGTGCCCTCACTCCGCGGCTGGCCCTGGCCCTCGTGGACCCGGTGGTGGAGGGCCTGGGGGCAGCACATGCCGCCGGCCTCATCCACCGGGACGTCAAGCCGGAGAACGTGCTCATCGCAGACGACGGCCGGATCAAGATCGGCGACTTCGGCCTCGCCCGGGCCATTACGACGACGACCAGCACCGGGGCGTTGATCGGCACCGTCGCGTATCTCTCCCCCGAGCTGGTGATGGGCCGCCAGGCCGATGCCCGAAGCGACATCTACTCGCTGGGGATCATGCTTTACGAGATGATCACCGGCCGGCAGCCCTTCGACGGGGAAGTCCCCATCCAGGTGGCATACCAGCACGTGAACTCCAGTGTGGGCGCCCCGTCCGCCCTGGTGCCCGGGCTGGCCGCCGAGCTGGACGAACTGGTGCAGTGGTGCACGGCCAACGACCCTGACAAGCGCCCGGTGGACGGCAATGCCCTGCTGTCCGAGCTGCGCCACATCCGGACCAACCTCAGCGACGCGGAGCTGGACCTGCAGCCACCCGCCGCCCTCCGGTCCGCCGCCCTTCCGCCCGCGGGCGGCGCCGTCGCAGGTACCGCGGCAGCGGCAGCAGGCGGGGCGGCAGCGGCAGCAGCTGCCCGTGGCGCCCACACCGAGCGGCTGGGCCGCACCCCGCAGCCGACCGAAGTCATCAGCCGCGGCAGCAACCCGACCACGATCCTCTCGGCCACGCCGCGCTCCAACGCCCCCCGCCCCTCCTACGAACCCGGAGCCTATGCACCCGGCGCCTACTCGCCCGGATCCAGTCGGCCCGGAACCGGCGCGTACGGGGCGCTCGCCCCGCCGGAGGAACGTGAATTCGGTGCCTCCGCCGTCGACGTCCCGTACGACCGGGCGGCCCCGGCCAGCAAACGGGCCCAGCGCAAGCAGGACCGGGACGAGGAAAAGGCCCGGCAACGGGCCGCGGCCACGCCCAGCCGGACCCTCCGCCCGGGCAACCCGAGGCGCCGGGGCCTGATCTGGATCGTGGCGCTGGTCCTCATCGCGCTGCTCGCGGCCGGTGCCGGCTGGTTCTTCGGGATGGGACCCGGCTCGCCGGGCACCATCCCGCAACTGGCCAACAAGACAGTTGCCGAGGCCCAGCAGCTGCTCCGCACGGCAGGGTTTCAGTCGTCCACGCGGGACGTGTTCCATGACGACGTACCGCCCGGGCTGGTGGTCGACTCCGAGCCCGCGGCCGGGCAGGTGGTCCGTAAGTTTGAGTCCGTCTCCCTCGCCGTATCCAAGGGTCCGGAACAGTTTCCCCTTCCCGAGCTGACGGGCAAGCCGCTCGACGCCGCGAAGACAGCGCTCAACGGCGCCGGAATGGCCCTGGGCCCGATCACCGAAATCTACGACGAAGCGGCAGCAGCCGGCACCGTGCTGGCCCAGGACCCGGCCAAAGGCACCCCGGCACGGCACGGCACGCCGGTGGGACTGACGGTTTCCAAAGGCCCGAAGCCCATCCCGGTCCCTGATGTGCGCGGTAAAGACCAGGACGCCGCGGTGAAGACCCTGCAGGCGGCCGGCCTCAAGCCGGTGGTGGCTCCGGAACCCGTGTTTGACCGCACGGCACCCAAGGGCACCGTTGCCGTCCAGGACCCGGCTACCGGGAACCTCACGAAGGGCGGGGAGGTCAACCTTACGATTTCCAAGGGCCCGAAGTTCGTCCTGGTTCCGGACGTGTTCAGCAAGCCCGAGGCGGACGCAGTGCGGGCCCTGAAGGACGCCGGCTTTGAGGTGAAGGTCAAGTACGCCTTCGGCTCGTCGGTGCTGGGCCTGGTCGCCGGGCAGGACAAGACCGGACGGCAGCCCGAGGGGTCGCTCGTCACGATCACGGTCACCTAA
- a CDS encoding ParA family protein has product MQVVSISSLKGGVGKTSVTTGLASAALSAGIPTLVVDLDPHADASTALGVRPGEQQLDIGRMLKSPRRARLADNVVPSGWLEHANAASAGSSNASRLDVAVGSAYTGIYDRPDLGRRDLRRLSSVLAGAAGYDLVLIDCPPSLNGLTRMAWSASDKVALVAEPGLFSVAGTERTMRAIQLFRQEFAPRLAPAGIVANRVRSGSAEHTFRLSEMQSMFGDLLLNPHIPEQANWQQIQGAAHAVHSWPGDSAKNTAALFDALLANLTGSGRELAAAGRVRNRSQR; this is encoded by the coding sequence GTGCAAGTAGTCAGCATCAGCAGCCTCAAAGGCGGTGTCGGCAAGACATCCGTGACAACCGGACTGGCGTCGGCCGCTCTCTCCGCCGGAATCCCCACCCTCGTAGTCGACCTCGACCCGCACGCGGATGCCAGCACTGCCCTCGGCGTACGGCCCGGTGAGCAGCAGCTGGACATTGGCCGCATGCTGAAATCCCCGCGCCGGGCACGCCTCGCCGACAACGTCGTTCCCAGCGGCTGGCTGGAGCATGCCAACGCCGCCTCCGCCGGCAGCTCGAATGCGTCCAGGCTGGACGTAGCGGTGGGTTCGGCTTACACCGGGATCTATGACCGGCCCGATCTCGGCCGCCGCGACCTGCGCCGGCTTTCCTCCGTACTGGCCGGTGCCGCCGGCTACGACCTGGTCCTGATCGACTGCCCGCCGTCGCTCAACGGCCTGACCCGGATGGCGTGGTCGGCCAGCGACAAAGTCGCCCTGGTCGCCGAGCCCGGACTGTTCTCCGTCGCAGGCACCGAACGCACGATGCGCGCCATCCAGCTGTTCCGGCAGGAATTCGCGCCCAGACTCGCCCCCGCCGGCATCGTCGCCAACCGTGTGCGCAGCGGTTCCGCGGAACACACCTTCCGCCTGTCAGAGATGCAATCCATGTTCGGCGACCTGCTGCTGAACCCGCACATTCCGGAGCAGGCCAACTGGCAGCAGATCCAGGGCGCGGCGCACGCGGTGCACTCGTGGCCCGGCGACTCCGCCAAGAACACAGCGGCCCTGTTCGATGCCCTGCTGGCCAACCTGACCGGAAGCGGGCGCGAACTGGCCGCCGCGGGCCGGGTCCGGAACCGCAGCCAGCGCTGA
- a CDS encoding carboxylesterase, with translation MNPAPDHSPFSRTFTGNGARTGVVVSHGFTGSPHGVRAWAESLAEAGYAVRMPLLPGHGTSWQELARTRWQDWHAGLDAAYLELAGECEHVVVAGLSMGGALALRLAATRPVAGAVLVNPGLVIDDPRAPLAGILRFVLKSTPAIANDILKEGVDEGAYPRTPVAAAHELNKMFKDTVRLLPRITAPVRVYRSTVDHVVSDTSMLALRRGLVNAPLEVIPLENSYHVATMDNDAPRIFSGTIEFIRTLVEAREPGGASTGPVPGSPEPGSPVPSSQKETADD, from the coding sequence ATGAATCCCGCCCCTGACCACTCCCCGTTCAGCCGCACCTTCACCGGGAACGGCGCCCGGACCGGCGTCGTGGTCTCCCACGGCTTCACCGGCAGCCCCCACGGCGTCCGGGCATGGGCCGAGTCCCTCGCCGAAGCCGGGTACGCCGTGCGGATGCCGCTGCTGCCCGGGCACGGCACCAGCTGGCAGGAGCTGGCCCGGACCCGCTGGCAGGACTGGCACGCCGGGCTGGACGCCGCCTACCTGGAGCTGGCCGGCGAATGCGAGCACGTCGTGGTGGCAGGACTTTCGATGGGCGGTGCGCTGGCCCTGCGGCTCGCCGCGACCCGTCCGGTGGCGGGGGCTGTGCTGGTGAACCCCGGACTGGTCATCGACGACCCGCGGGCTCCGCTGGCCGGAATTCTGCGGTTCGTGCTCAAGAGCACCCCGGCCATCGCCAACGACATCCTCAAGGAGGGCGTCGACGAGGGCGCCTATCCGCGGACGCCCGTTGCAGCCGCACACGAATTGAACAAGATGTTCAAGGACACCGTCCGGCTGCTGCCCCGGATCACCGCCCCGGTGCGGGTCTATCGGTCCACGGTGGACCACGTGGTCTCGGACACCAGCATGTTGGCGCTGCGCCGGGGCCTGGTCAACGCCCCGCTGGAGGTGATCCCGCTGGAGAACAGCTACCACGTCGCTACCATGGACAACGACGCGCCCCGGATCTTCAGCGGCACCATCGAATTCATCCGCACGCTGGTGGAGGCGCGCGAGCCGGGCGGCGCCAGCACCGGCCCTGTCCCCGGCAGCCCTGAACCCGGCAGCCCTGTCCCCAGCAGCCAGAAAGAAACGGCAGATGACTAA
- a CDS encoding 1-acyl-sn-glycerol-3-phosphate acyltransferase — MFYWFMKTFVLGPVLKTLFRPWVKGLDNVPSDGAAILASNHLSFSDSIFMPLMVPRPVVFLAKSEYFTGKGIKGRLTAAFFRLTNQLPMDRSGGAASALSLNAGMDVLKNGSLLGIYPEGTRSPDSRLHRGKVGVARLALQARVPVIPVAMIGTDKVQPIGKRMPNIRRIGMIFGEPLDFSRYYGMEDDRAVQRSVTDEIMHELMRLSGQDYVDEYAAVVKLRLAGKATEAPEPGPGQGSGTPEAV, encoded by the coding sequence GTGTTTTATTGGTTCATGAAGACGTTCGTCCTTGGGCCGGTCCTGAAGACCTTGTTCCGGCCGTGGGTCAAGGGGCTGGACAACGTCCCGTCCGACGGTGCCGCGATCCTGGCCTCCAACCACCTTTCCTTCTCGGACTCCATTTTCATGCCGCTGATGGTGCCGCGGCCAGTCGTCTTCCTGGCGAAATCCGAGTACTTCACCGGCAAGGGCATCAAAGGCCGGCTCACGGCAGCGTTCTTCCGCCTGACCAACCAGCTTCCGATGGACCGGTCCGGGGGAGCGGCGTCGGCACTTTCGCTTAACGCCGGCATGGACGTCCTGAAGAACGGCTCGCTCCTGGGGATCTACCCCGAAGGCACCCGCAGCCCCGATTCCCGCCTGCACCGCGGCAAGGTCGGCGTGGCCCGGCTCGCGTTGCAGGCCCGGGTTCCGGTGATCCCGGTGGCAATGATCGGCACCGACAAAGTCCAGCCGATTGGGAAGCGGATGCCGAACATCCGCCGGATCGGGATGATTTTCGGCGAACCGCTGGACTTCAGCCGCTACTACGGCATGGAGGACGACCGTGCGGTCCAGCGCTCCGTAACCGATGAGATCATGCACGAACTGATGCGGCTCTCCGGCCAGGACTACGTCGACGAGTACGCCGCCGTGGTGAAGCTGCGGCTTGCCGGCAAAGCCACCGAAGCCCCTGAGCCGGGCCCCGGGCAGGGCAGCGGGACTCCCGAAGCTGTGTGA
- a CDS encoding long-chain fatty acid--CoA ligase, with the protein MREISVPPLVTVPPETNVTDLVLRQAAKASNPALFSRLDAAGQWQDVRATDFLADVSLLAKGLMASGVAAGDRVGIMSRTRYEWTLVDFAIWFAGAVSVPIYETSSPSQVAWNLGDSGAVAAFGESAHHEDIIRQAASSEGLTALQHVWQLEGDGLDEVRAAGSGVSDEELEERRSRASLKDLATIIYTSGTTGRPKGCELTHGNFVELSDNVLATSLGQTVHEHARTIMFLPLAHVFARFISVLAVAAGVTVAHTPDIKNLLPDLQSYKPTFILAVPRVFEKVYNSALTKAEDGGKGAIFHRAAETAIAYSRARQDGKVGLGLRLRHALFDRLVYGKLRDAMGGQVAHAVSGGGPLGARLGHFFQGIGLQILEGYGLTETTAPVTVNTPSLIKIGTVGAPIPGNAVKIADDGEILAKGVCVMRGYFNREDLTAETFADGWFRTGDIGQLDEQGFLTITGRKKEIIVTAGGKNVVPALLEDQIRADALVSQVLVVGDNRPFIGALVTLDEEALPGWLQRHGLPASTTVAEATGNPAVQAAVQELINKANQSVSQAEAIKSFRIVPSDFTEASGHLTPSMKVKRAQVLKDFEDVIEEMYAAKRPTHA; encoded by the coding sequence GTGCGAGAAATCAGTGTCCCGCCCCTGGTGACCGTCCCGCCGGAAACCAACGTCACGGACCTGGTCCTGCGCCAGGCCGCCAAGGCGTCCAACCCTGCGCTGTTCTCCCGGCTGGACGCTGCCGGCCAATGGCAGGACGTCCGGGCCACCGACTTCCTCGCCGACGTGTCCCTGCTCGCGAAGGGCCTGATGGCCAGCGGCGTCGCAGCCGGTGACCGCGTCGGCATCATGTCCCGTACCCGGTATGAATGGACCCTGGTGGATTTCGCCATCTGGTTCGCCGGGGCTGTCTCGGTGCCGATTTACGAGACTTCCTCCCCCTCCCAGGTGGCCTGGAACCTCGGTGACTCGGGCGCCGTCGCCGCATTCGGCGAGTCGGCCCACCATGAGGACATCATCCGGCAGGCGGCTTCCTCCGAAGGGCTGACCGCGCTGCAGCACGTCTGGCAGCTCGAAGGCGACGGCCTCGACGAGGTCCGTGCTGCCGGCTCCGGGGTCAGCGACGAGGAACTGGAGGAACGGCGCAGCCGGGCTTCATTGAAGGACCTCGCGACCATCATCTACACCTCGGGCACCACCGGCCGGCCCAAGGGCTGCGAACTGACGCACGGCAACTTCGTGGAGCTCTCCGACAACGTACTGGCCACGTCGCTGGGCCAGACCGTCCACGAGCACGCCCGGACCATCATGTTCCTCCCGCTGGCGCATGTTTTCGCCCGCTTCATCTCGGTGCTGGCGGTGGCCGCGGGCGTAACCGTCGCGCACACCCCGGACATCAAGAACCTGCTGCCGGACCTGCAAAGCTACAAACCGACCTTCATCCTCGCGGTGCCGCGGGTCTTTGAAAAGGTCTACAACTCCGCCCTGACCAAGGCCGAGGACGGGGGCAAGGGCGCGATCTTCCACCGGGCCGCGGAAACCGCCATCGCCTACTCGCGGGCACGCCAGGACGGCAAGGTGGGACTGGGCCTGCGGCTCAGGCACGCCCTCTTCGACAGGCTCGTCTACGGCAAGCTCCGCGACGCGATGGGCGGGCAGGTCGCCCACGCCGTCTCCGGCGGCGGTCCGCTCGGTGCCCGGCTCGGCCACTTCTTCCAAGGCATCGGCCTGCAGATCCTCGAAGGCTACGGCCTGACTGAAACCACTGCCCCGGTCACGGTCAACACGCCGTCGCTGATCAAAATCGGCACCGTCGGCGCCCCGATTCCCGGCAACGCCGTGAAGATCGCCGACGACGGCGAGATCCTCGCCAAGGGCGTCTGCGTGATGCGCGGCTACTTCAACCGTGAGGACCTGACGGCGGAGACGTTTGCGGACGGCTGGTTCCGCACCGGTGACATCGGCCAGCTCGACGAACAGGGATTCCTGACCATCACCGGCCGGAAGAAGGAAATCATCGTCACCGCCGGCGGCAAGAATGTGGTGCCCGCACTGCTGGAGGACCAGATCCGCGCCGACGCGCTGGTTTCTCAGGTCCTCGTCGTGGGCGACAACCGTCCGTTCATCGGCGCTTTGGTGACCCTGGATGAGGAGGCATTGCCCGGCTGGCTGCAGCGCCACGGCCTCCCGGCCTCCACCACCGTGGCCGAGGCGACCGGCAACCCCGCCGTCCAGGCGGCGGTCCAGGAGCTCATCAACAAGGCGAACCAGTCCGTGTCGCAGGCCGAGGCGATCAAGTCCTTCCGGATCGTCCCGTCGGACTTCACCGAAGCGTCCGGGCACCTCACGCCGTCGATGAAGGTCAAGCGCGCCCAGGTGCTGAAGGACTTCGAGGACGTCATCGAGGAGATGTACGCCGCGAAGCGCCCCACGCACGCCTGA
- a CDS encoding class II 3-deoxy-7-phosphoheptulonate synthase has product MTELSAPLTSPFSTSPHAGAAVAGGALPGGAFSSTAQSGAANYPGLDHWRELPASQQPSWSDAAVFEASVKELSALPPLVFAGEVDILRERLAAAAQGKAFLLQGGDCAETFEAATADKISARVKTILQMAVVLTYGAAMPVIKMGRMAGQFAKPRSSNDETREGVTLPAYRGDIVNGYDFTPESRAHDAGRMLKAYHTSASTLNLIRAFTQGGFADLRLVHQWNKGFTENPAHARYESLARDIDRAIKFMASCGADFEALKRVEFYASHEALLLDYERALTRIDSRTGLPYDTSAHFLWIGERTRELDHAHVDFLSRVRNPIGVKLGPSTTGDDALRLIEKLDPNREPGRLTFITRMGAGNIREKLPPIVERVTASGAQVLWVTDPMHGNTVTSPNGYKTRNFDDVIDEVRGFFEVHHGLGTVPGGLHVEMTGDDVAECLGGADPIDQDAFLDRYESVCDPRLNHMQSLEMAFLVAGALSKR; this is encoded by the coding sequence GTGACTGAGCTATCTGCGCCCCTGACGTCCCCTTTCAGCACCTCCCCGCATGCCGGAGCCGCCGTCGCCGGCGGCGCCCTGCCCGGCGGTGCTTTTTCCAGCACGGCCCAGAGCGGCGCGGCCAACTATCCCGGCCTTGACCACTGGCGGGAGCTGCCCGCGTCGCAGCAGCCCAGCTGGTCCGACGCGGCCGTCTTCGAAGCCTCGGTGAAGGAACTTTCCGCGCTTCCGCCGCTGGTGTTCGCCGGCGAAGTGGACATCCTGCGTGAACGGCTCGCCGCCGCGGCCCAGGGCAAGGCGTTCCTGCTGCAGGGCGGGGACTGCGCGGAAACCTTCGAAGCCGCGACGGCGGACAAGATCAGCGCCCGGGTCAAAACCATTCTGCAGATGGCTGTGGTCCTCACCTACGGCGCCGCGATGCCCGTCATCAAGATGGGCCGGATGGCCGGGCAGTTCGCCAAGCCGCGCTCCTCCAACGACGAAACCCGCGAGGGCGTCACCCTGCCGGCCTACCGGGGCGACATCGTCAACGGCTACGACTTCACGCCGGAATCCCGCGCGCACGACGCCGGCCGGATGCTCAAGGCGTACCACACCTCCGCCTCGACCCTGAACCTGATCCGGGCCTTCACCCAGGGCGGCTTCGCCGACCTGCGGCTCGTGCACCAGTGGAACAAGGGCTTCACCGAAAACCCGGCGCACGCGCGCTACGAGTCGCTGGCCCGCGACATCGACCGCGCGATCAAGTTCATGGCGTCCTGCGGGGCGGACTTCGAGGCGCTGAAACGGGTCGAGTTTTACGCCAGCCACGAGGCGCTGCTGCTCGATTACGAGCGGGCCCTGACCCGGATCGATTCGCGCACCGGCCTGCCCTACGACACCTCGGCGCATTTCCTCTGGATCGGGGAACGCACCCGCGAGCTGGACCACGCGCACGTCGACTTCCTCTCCCGGGTCCGCAACCCGATCGGCGTGAAGCTGGGCCCGTCCACCACCGGGGACGATGCGCTCCGCCTGATCGAAAAGCTTGACCCGAACCGCGAACCGGGCCGCCTGACGTTCATCACCCGGATGGGCGCCGGCAACATCCGCGAGAAGCTGCCTCCGATTGTCGAGCGCGTCACCGCCTCGGGCGCCCAGGTCCTCTGGGTCACCGACCCGATGCACGGCAACACGGTGACCTCGCCCAACGGCTACAAGACCCGCAACTTCGACGACGTCATCGACGAGGTGCGCGGCTTCTTTGAGGTGCACCACGGCCTGGGCACCGTCCCGGGCGGCCTGCACGTGGAGATGACCGGGGACGACGTCGCGGAGTGCCTCGGCGGCGCCGATCCGATCGACCAGGACGCCTTCCTGGACCGTTACGAGTCCGTCTGCGATCCGCGGTTGAACCACATGCAGTCCCTCGAAATGGCGTTCCTGGTGGCAGGGGCCCTCTCCAAGCGGTAG
- a CDS encoding ROK family glucokinase yields the protein MQTPTPGQQPAPQPRTAAWRRRIQSRPETVHGGRLRGHLRLGRKGLAIGVDIGGTKVAAGVVDAEGRILSQARRSTPGNDPRAVERVIVELVEELGRGHRIWSVGIGAAGWMDLDGATVLFSPHLAWRNEPLRANLQRLLRRPVLLTNDADAAAWAEWRFGAGRGEDRLVCITLGTGIGGAMVMDGRLERGRFGVAGEFGHQIVVPGGHRCECGNRGCWEQYASGNALGREARELAAANSPVAQELLKAVDGGPGDITGVTVTELARAGDPASRELLEEVGEWLGLGLANLAAALDPGTFVIGGGLCDAGELLAGPARKAFARNLTGRGFRPAARIELAALGPNAGLIGAADLSRVSSRMHS from the coding sequence ATGCAAACACCAACGCCTGGCCAGCAGCCGGCCCCGCAACCCAGGACGGCCGCCTGGCGGCGCAGGATTCAAAGCCGCCCGGAAACGGTGCACGGCGGCAGGCTGCGCGGACACCTGCGGCTCGGCCGCAAGGGCCTCGCCATCGGCGTCGACATCGGCGGCACGAAGGTGGCGGCCGGAGTGGTGGATGCCGAGGGGCGCATCCTGAGCCAGGCGAGGCGTTCCACGCCCGGCAATGACCCGCGCGCCGTGGAGCGGGTGATCGTCGAGCTGGTGGAGGAGCTGGGCCGGGGCCACCGGATCTGGTCGGTGGGGATCGGCGCGGCCGGCTGGATGGACCTCGACGGCGCCACCGTGCTGTTCAGCCCGCATCTGGCCTGGCGGAACGAGCCGCTGCGGGCCAACCTGCAGCGGCTGCTGCGCCGGCCGGTGCTTTTGACCAACGACGCCGACGCCGCCGCCTGGGCAGAGTGGCGCTTCGGTGCCGGACGCGGCGAGGACCGGCTGGTCTGCATCACCCTGGGCACCGGGATCGGCGGAGCCATGGTGATGGACGGGCGGCTGGAACGCGGCCGTTTCGGGGTCGCCGGTGAGTTCGGGCACCAGATTGTGGTGCCCGGGGGCCACCGCTGCGAGTGCGGCAACCGGGGCTGCTGGGAACAGTACGCCTCCGGTAACGCGCTCGGCCGTGAGGCCAGGGAACTGGCTGCGGCGAACTCGCCGGTCGCCCAGGAACTGCTCAAGGCGGTGGACGGCGGGCCGGGGGACATCACCGGCGTGACCGTCACCGAGCTGGCCAGGGCCGGCGATCCCGCCTCACGCGAGCTCCTCGAAGAAGTCGGGGAGTGGCTCGGACTGGGCCTGGCGAACCTGGCGGCTGCCCTGGACCCTGGCACCTTCGTCATCGGCGGCGGACTCTGTGACGCCGGCGAGCTTCTGGCCGGGCCTGCCCGGAAGGCGTTTGCCCGGAACCTGACCGGCCGCGGCTTCCGGCCTGCCGCCAGGATCGAGCTGGCCGCCCTTGGCCCCAACGCCGGACTGATCGGGGCCGCGGACCTGTCCCGGGTCAGCAGCAGGATGCACAGCTAG